The window TTTTGATCCTTTCGGCAGCAACCCACCTGACTCCCACACCGCCGCCGCTCTGCCGTCGCGCCCTCGACCCAACCGATCGCGACCGCGCTTCCCACCAAAATCACGCGCTTTTACAACCCCGTCAACATCCGGCACAACTCGTCGAAGAGCAGATTCAGGAGCTGTCGTCTGACCCACTGGTCGGCACCCGCTTCCGTCAACGCCTACGATCGAGGATGCTTCGCTACATCGATGAGTGACCGATCGCCGTCGCCTGCCCAAGTCTTCTTGTCCGGTGCGGCTGTTTCGTTATCGCGCCAGGAGAAGCTCGGCGTGTCTTGCGGGGTGAAAGTCCCCGTCGGGAAAGGGTTAGCCACCCGCCCGTATCGAGTCTTGCGTCTGTGGCGGAGTCGAGGGAGGGGGCGAACAAAGCAGGCGAAGCGTAGACAGAGCATCCTGTAGGCCGTAGGGGTGACGCGCACCCTGAAGTGCTGGTACAGCTTCGAGATAAGTTTGTTGCGGATGCCGAGGGTTTTAACGTGCCCGAAGGCAACACGAAGCACCCATTTTAGCTAGGGTGTGGAGGTCCGCCGGAGTCCTCAGGCCGTGGCCTGCAGGAAGAGATACGTAAGAGAACCCGGGAAGCCCCAAGGGCTCCTACCGGAGGGAAGCATGAACGTAAGGTACACAGGTATTGAGGCACGCAAGGGGAAACCCGGACACGGGGTTAGACTGGAACCTAAGCGCTCATGTGGAAGCCCGGAACAGGTAGGCGGAGGAGTACTGTCAAAGGGAAAGCCCGCCGCATGTCCTTGGGGTGTCTTATCAGGCATAGTACTCTGAGCATGGGAAAGCCATGTACATGGGGAAGGACCTGACGGAAGTACGTAGCCTGCACAGGCCCCTCGTGCCGGACGGAGTCGGGCCGGGTCAACACGAGCCAACCTTCCTGCAGGCCATAGCCATCGGCGAGAGCCGACAAGCGACACCGTTTTCAGAACCTCTACCGGCACCTGGACGCTGACTTTCTCTTTGCCTGCTGGCACGACCTGAATCAGGATGCGGCCAGTGGTGTGGATGGAGTGAGGGCGGCCGAGTATGCAGGGGACCTGCATGCCAACATTCAGGACTTAGTGGAGCGACTCCAAGCGTTACCGTGCCAAGCGGGTGCGGCGTGTTTACATTCCCAAGGAGAACGGAAAAGAGAGGCCCATAGGCATCCCGGCGCTGGAGGACAAGCTGGTACAGCTCGCCTGCGCCAAGCTGCTCGCAGCCATCTATGAGCAGGCCTTCCTGGATGGCAGCTACGGCTACCGGCCGGGGCGTGGCGCATTGGATGCGATGCGAGAGCTGACCTTTGACCTGCAGTACGGCGTCTATGGCTACGTTGTAGAGGCCGATGTCAAAGGGTTGTTCGATAATCTCGACCACGTGTGGCTGTTGTCGATGTTGCGTTTGCGCATCGACGACCAGGCCTTTCTGGGATTGATTCGCAAATGGCTGAAGGCCGGCATTCTGGACACCGACGGAGCGGTCATTCACCCGGACACCGGTACTCCGCAGGGCGGTATTGTCTCACCGGTCCTGGCCAACGTGTATTTGCACTAAGTCCTGGACCTGTGGTTCGAGAAGATGGTCACGGCCCACTGTCGCGGCGACGCGTTGTTGTACCGTTACGCCGATGATTGGGTCTGCGCCTTTCGCTTTCGTGACGATGCCGAGCGTTTCTATCGGGCGCTGCCGAGGCGGCTGGAGAAATTCGGCCTGCAGGTGGCGCCGGAGAAGACCCGCATCCTGCGCTTCAGCCGCTTTCACGCGAGCATGACGCGACGGTTCACCTTCCTGGGCTTCGAATTCTACTGGTTGGAAGACCGTGAGGGGACACCGCGGGTAAAACGACGCACCGCGCGCAAGAAATTGCAGGCGGCGTGCCGGCGGATCAAGGCATGGATCAAGGAGAACCGGCATCGGCCGGGACACGACTTCTTCCGGGGTCTCAACCGCAGGCTGCAGGGGCACTACAACTACTTTGGCGTACGAGGCAACTCCCGTGCGCTTTACCGCTTCTACGAATGGGCCATGAACTGTGTGTTCCAGTGGCTCAATCGGCGAGGTGGCAAGCGCCGGAGTTTCAACTGGGAGACTTTTACCCAGGTCCTCGAGCGCATGAAGGTAGTGCGCCCCCGCATCACTGAGGCTAAGTGCCGGCGGGTGTTTGCTTGATGTTCGAGCTTTGCGCGGACGCGAGTACAACCGAGGAACCCGGTGCGGGAATACTGCACGCCGGGATCTGGGCGGGTTGCGCCTTGAAAGCGCATAGAGTTCAGTAGCCTGAGATGGCTACCGCGGTAAAGCCTAGCCAGCAGCCGTGTACCGAGTTTTGCGTGGTGGTGTGGTAACACGCCCTGCGAAGCGTAGACAGGGAGGGTGTAGGCCGGAACGCAAGTGAAGGGGAGGATTAGCCCCGAAATCGATCGGTTGGAAGTAGCTGACCTTATCCCGTTATGGGGAAAGCAATATCGCAAGGCCCGTTATACTGGCGAGGGTCGTGCGATGCTTTCAGGGTTCGTACCCACGGCATGCACTCCAAGGACGCTATTGCGAACAAGGGAGATCCGGCAGGTTCAAGCGGAGCTTGTAAGGTCGAGCGAGCTGACAAGGTGAGGACGGCCTGATGACCTGTCGGAAGTCAGACTGGCTGATAGTACTCGGGGGTCGGGAGAGCCGACCACAGGGGGAAGCGGCCAGCAGACGTTGAATTGTTCTAGGGACACATGAGCCTCATTCAATGGAGGGTTGCGGACCTTTATGCAAAGAGAGGAGCAGCCAGTCATGCTAACAGGACTAGAACGAATAGCAGCGATCAAGCCGCAGGGGTGAGCTGCTCAAGGGTGAGCGGCTCTGCATGCCCTCGTTGTTGCGGTGCTGTGAATCAACACCTGAAGAGCGTAGTGCGGCAAATCCGCACGCTACGTTCTGTGGGAGCCGGGGGCGGGTGACCGCCTCCGGCGACCCGGTGATGGTTTGCTGGACTTGGAGGTTCCCGCCACTACCCCTCCATCATGTGACAATGTGGAGGGATGGTTGCCGTTTCAGACACTCGGCGTGGCGCCCGGGGATGCTTGGGGTTTCCGATTGTGGTATCGTGTGACGCCCCGATTCACGGTCGCGGATACGAGCCGCGACAGCTGTTCTCCATCCGATCCCCAACCCTCTGACCTGAACTTATGCGCTAACGGAAATATCAATGTTAAAACACGCAGATGACGACCGAACCCTAAAGGGATCTCGCCAAAAACGTCCCCGCTGTGATCCTATCGCACGGTAAGAACGGCTACGGCGCGACCCGGACAGATGGTTCCGATATCCCTACTCCGGACCTGTGGTCAACCACTATCGCCGATGAGGAGGAGAACACCGATGATACTAACCTGACCTTTATCAGCCGTCACTATACCGTGGAAGAACCAAGTTGCGCTGACAATGATGGCAGTAGACCCTACTGTGCCTTCGACGATATCGTGGTGTGGCTTTCCGCAAGTGTCTTGAAATACCGATTGGTCCAGGCCGGGCGGTTACCGTAGGTGACCGTTGAAAAATGACCGGGTGCGGTGAGGACCTAGCCGCATCGCGCGCGTCATTCATCGACCGGAAGACTCGGGTGAGCAAGGTACGCTGAGTTGGGTAATGAAACCCAGTCTACCGAGTTCGCGGGGGATTGCATCCGCTCATCGCAGCCCACGATAGTACAGTCGCCCGATGAAGCCTATCCGCCTGACCAGACATGCCGTGGAGCAATCTATCTACTGAGCGAGGAGCTACCGCGACGGAGGTATGCTATGTTGTCGAACAGGGCTCGCGTGGAGCCGGCAAAGCAAGGGGGCGCATGCTGTGTCGATCTAATTTCCACCATAACGGATCGTGGCAGGGGAATTGCCGTGCGATAAAACAGGTGGCGTCTGTTATCAAGGAAGAACCGGAAGAAATCGTGGTCATCACCGTATACACGTTTTTCTTTTGAGCGGACATTATGAAGATCACCTACGACCGTGAAGTAGACGCCCTATATATCAGGCTCTGTGTGCCGAACGCTCAGACTCAACGATGAGGTCGCCCTGAATATTGGGCAGCGAAGCGCTCGTCGGCATCGAGATCCTGGATGCTACGCATGTGTTCGGAGCTGAAGAGCTCCAGGATCTCGTGGTCGAAAACGTGCAGCTTGCGGTATCGGGCTGAAGACACGACGCGCTGCAGGCGGAAAGAAGTAGCGCGAAGGCTCCTTGTGGGCGTTCCGCCGAATGAGGCGGAGTCGTGTCCGCAGACCCGGCATGGGCCTGCGCCCTGGCGGGTATCCGCCTTACGAGATCTCAAGTCTCCCTCCCCTGTCCGCGCTTCATGCGGACAAGGGCGGGGGTGGGGTGAGCGGCGCCGTGCCGAATATCGCCCACCCTTACCCCCACCCTAGCCCCCCCGCTTCGCGGGGGAGGGAACCGGCGCCTATCACCCCGCGTTTGAGTTGAGGAAAGAAACCAGGAACGATCTTATCGACATTGGAACCGCTGGGTTCACCAGGCCAGCCTACGGTCCTGAAATACCAATTGGTCGAGACCGGGAGGGGTTGGTGCAGCCCTCGCAAGTTCGGGTGAATGCGATGAACCCTAAGCTGCACGAAAGGTCTTGATTGAAGTGCTTTACAGCATAGAGTATTCACCGGATGCTGAAGGGCATCTTCGCTGGTTGACGGCGCGCCAGCGTACGGTGGTGCTGGATGCTGTCGACGAGCAACTAACGCATGAGCCGATGGTCGAAACGAGAAACCGGAAACCCATGCGTCCCAACCCGCTGGCTCCCTGGGAACTCCGGATCGCCGAATTACGGGTATACTATGATATCGAGCAAGAACCTGAACAGGTTGTATACGTGCGTGCGGTCGGCGTTAAGCAGGGTAACCGCGTTAGTATCACAGACGAGGTGATTGAGCTATGAAGATCCTAGAGAAGTCAGATGCCACGGGTTCTCTGGCTGAGTATACCGCGGACATAGAGAAGGAACCGGTCATCGTAACAAGTGATGGGATACCGATTGCAGCCCTGGTGCCGATAGGCAACGTAGACCTGGAGACGATGTCTTTGAGCACTAATGCTGTGTTTATTGCACTAATCGAGCGTTCGCGAGCTCGTCATCGCGCAGAAGGGGGCATATCGAGCGACGAGATGCAGCGTCGAATGAGAGACAGTGAACGCGCGTAAGGCAGAAAGGTGAGGCGGAAGATGCTTCGTTGCGTCCCGCCG is drawn from Pseudomonadota bacterium and contains these coding sequences:
- a CDS encoding DUF2283 domain-containing protein, translating into MKITYDREVDALYIRLCVPNAQTQR